Within Sorghum bicolor cultivar BTx623 chromosome 2, Sorghum_bicolor_NCBIv3, whole genome shotgun sequence, the genomic segment TGGGGGATGCAGTTGTTAGTTGCAGTCTCTGACACTTGCTGCTCATGATCTCTGAGACCCTGAGCATCAGAAAGCGTTATCACTGATGCTTCCCTCGGGAAGGAGAGTTGATTGCCTCTCAGCCAGTGAACACACCATAGGCTTTACCCGGTGAATGGACCATTTGCATTGGAACGATACGTTTTATGAGTTCTCTAGTGTTATTTCCTCAGTGGCCTAAGCTAGCAACAGTGTATAGTTGGGTTGGCACTGCAAACTTCTACCATTCGAGTTGGGTATTAGAGCTAGTTATTGGTTCATGTTgaacttatatattttccatCTTGTTGCAGTTAGCTTGAGTCATGTTTGCTATGTGTACCAAACATGTATTGGAATTTGGAATTTTTGTAAGCTAAAATAAGGCCAGCACTGCAATAGCCCCACATGATATCCCTGAAACATGTATCGTTTAAACCATGAGATCCTAAATTTATATCGTTCAAACCTTTTGCTTTTAAATAACAGTTGAATAATTAATTTAGTTGGGGCAGTGCCGCAGTGTAGTAAAAAAGGTCCCATGCGTCGTAACATTTTGCTTTTTTTTAATACAGTAACGTTTTGCTTCTTTATAACACGTGAATTGTTACAATTGAGTtggatgaagcattaaatatagtttgTCGTAACATTTTGAACGaccttttgcaaaaaaaaatacatttcctatcatatcgaatcttgcggcgtatacatgaagtattaaatataaataaaaataataactaaatatatagtttgtctgtaattcgtaggatgaatcttttaaatctagttagtgtatgattaaataatatttgtcaaatacaaataaaaatattatagtatctattttttttaaaaaaagaactaaacaaggcctagtcttGGGTGTTCGGGTAGGCTCAAATTGGTTGTGTTGTACGTAGTATTTGCTTGTGCAGTGTCCGCACCTGCTCAGCAGCCTTGAGAAATCGGGTTCCTTTCTAGAATCCTAGCGAGGGTTGCACGAAAAAACTTTTGGatcactagggccttgtttagttcacctaaaaattaaaaaaaaaacaagattctatgtcacatcgaattttatggcgcatgcatagagcattaaatataaactaaaacaaaaagtaattgcacagttttaTAATTAGTATTAATATTCTAAATTGTTCAAACATCCAACTTAACGGACTAATAGCCTCTTCGCGGGTCAGAAAAGTTAGTGAAAGTACTctttgctgatttattatgagaaagaAACACTATTGACTGACATAAAAAACGgtttataagacaagcgaatgGAGCATAAGCTTTGGCGTAGGCCttctttagatccaaaaagtttttagatttcgatactgtagcattttcatttttatttaacaaatattgtccaatcatagagtaactaggcttaaaagattcatctcacgatctacaggaaaactgtgcaattagtttttgtttttatctatatttaatgctccaagcatatgccgcaagatttgatgtgacatgaAATCTTGagaagtttttttatttttggggtgaactaaacaagaccctagtttactttaaatttttaaaattaagatttcccgtcatatcgaatcatacgacacatgcatgaacattaaatatagataaaaaataattaattgtatactttatctataatttgtgagacaaatcttttaaatctaattagtctatagttaaataataattactaaatataaataaaagtactataatcgtcaaaaccaaaaaaaaatctcGACTAAACAAGTTCAAAGGGGGTGGAACCAAAtacccttaggccttgtttagttatgaaaatattttaaatttcggtaccgtagtattttcgtttttatttgataaatattatttaattttggactaactaggctcaaaagattcatctcatgatttacaggcaaactgtgtaataagtttttgttttcgtctatatttaatattccacgtatgcgccgcaagattcgatgtgacgaagaatcttgaaaagtttttggtttttgagtgaactaaggccttgtttagttcaccccaaaaatttaaaacttttcaagattctctatcacatcgaatttttgcggcacatgtatgaagcactagatatagataaaaataaaaactaattgtacagttgaaagccctagtttggttttggataattgatgaaactctaagtactaacctctatactaagtgtgtgtagacttaatgaggttggtacatgccaagtgatggagcaagtgatgatcatggtgatgatggtgatgaccacaaggtgatcaagtgctcaacttgaaagAGAAGaacgagaaaaacaaaacctaatagagatcaagacaaaggtattgcttagagttttggttttggtgatcaagacactatagagggtgtgatcacatttaggatagatagccgtactataaaaaggggaattctttggctaagcggttatctagtgccactaggtgtcattattcatgtgcatgtatttagaacttagtgagctaacttaactccttcgaagaaaatgattgtgaaaatgctaacacacgtggacatgttggtttacacattgtggtgttgacactttgagaaggaggtggagtttgaagggtagagagaggatgggttcctcagtgcatattttctattgcgccggtgggaaatttggagaagtcgcgggagtgtttctcgctgacactcatcggacgctggcccagaagcaccggacgctgtgcctgtgcgtccggtgtgcaggctgtctggctcagctagggttaggcaccggatgcCAGGAACTGGACGCAGGCTGGAGCGTACGGTGTTCTGAGTCTGGTGTCTACGCGTTTTGCAATGctccctgagtttaagtccggtgagcaccgtacggtccggtgctcagcgtccggtgaccatgcGCGTTGGCAAACCTCCTTGAGTTTAGGACcgttgtgcaccggacgcgtccgatgccAACTTGACAGCgttcggtgctctgcaggtgaccgttagagatcgacgCGCGATGTTCATTTGGCTGACACGTGGCTTGCTTTAGAGCACTGGACGTAGGTGTTGAGCGTCGGGTGCCTCCTGCTTAGCGTTCGGTggccccgtatttcgcccagtgaaagagccaacgactctatttgtttgaggggcttataaatacgtgttggccggcttagggcttactctcttgacattctaacatacttgacatccttgtgagcctaagcaaacacctcccactcatctcctttatagattattcatctttgtgagattgagagtgattccaagtgcatttgcttgagtgattgcatctagtggcacttgaggatcgttctagctgcggttttcttgttactctggGTGGTCGacaccacctagacggcttggagcagcggaggaggattggcacgagtcggtgattgttcgtggccatctcccggtgattgtgaggggtcttgtacctttccCGGCGGAGagcgaaaggtaactctagtaaagtgctcgtgtcattgagttacctcactttagggtaggttcttgtggtgtcctagtgaggatgaggttcgtgctacacctcttatccaccgaaccaccaagtgttggtcgacacaacggggacgtagcgtgccggcaagcacgtgaacctcgagagaaaaattAGTGTCTCAGTTGTGTTtgtttggcattctcccggtgcttgattgtttatattggtgattggttcatcccctacactgcggtataaatatctcatcctatttattacttaccgcaaactagtgtaattagtttagttgcttactttgccttgtgtagcttagttcactagtgttgcttgtagagacttagttcttgtgtgtatAGTGATCataacaactagaattgttgggtaggtggcttgctaacacccctttagagcatctccaagagattagcaaAAAATACTAgccaaatttactgatttagctactctctaaaatagatttgacaaaaaaatattagagtactccaacAGACTCTGCAAAAGGATGGCTAATGAGGTAGGCTATCTAAAAGTAGAGAGCAAATATGGTGGGATGAAGAGCTACTAAATTTGAAGAGTCATTTACAAAGTCTGTTGGAGACGTTTTTTCTTCAATAATAGCCAAATAtacctttagaaaatgatttggatagtctcttggagatgctcttagagttagagaaaaagcttcgctttgttatttactaaccacttgttttagtgagtttgtagattttttaaaataggctattcactcccctctagccatactaggacctttcaacagtttatatgtaaatcgcgagataaatcttttaaatctagttaatctataattaaacaatatttgtcaaataaaacgtgAACAAGGCTTTAGTACGGCCACCACTTTTGTCAGAATCCAGAGCGATGAGAAGGCATTTACCAGTTGGGCCCACCCACCACTACCTTTTCTTTTCCTTGGGGTGAACAGCGCATCTAGCTGGGCCACACGCGCACACCAGGCCGGTGGGCCGAGCGACCAGCCACAGTATAATGGCCTGAGAAACAAGTCCCTCACCGGGCGCAGTCACGCAGCGTACCAACGCGTGGTCGTCGGAGCGACGGAACGTAGACTCGTAGGTACCGGTCCCTCTCCACTTCTTTCGTGCACCCAGCAGCCTCCCCAGATCAAACACCACCCCGCACGGttataagaaaaaagaaaaaattgaCATAAATCAAACCCCCACCCTCTCCACCACCATCCTCCCCTAGTCGTCCTCTCCCCTTCCACTCTCGATTCGCCCCGTCTTCCCAAGCCCTGCCTCCTCTGTTCCTCCGCTAGCGacaaaaccctaaccctaaccggCGGGGACGAGGATGGCGACGCAGCCGCCCTCCTCCGCCGCTGCCGCGGTTGACCTCTATGAGACGGCCTCGCAGCCGGACGCCCCCGCCGCCGGCGACGCGTACACTTTTCTCGAGTTCAACACGCAAGGGGACGACTTCGATTACCCCGACTTCCCAGAGCTCTCCCAGCCGCCGCCTCGATCCACGCCGCTAACGTCCTCCGTCCCCGGCGCCGGCGCGTCGTCCTCGTCGTGGCCTgccccaccgccgccgccgtccgacGCGGCCTCCCCGGAACCCGATCTCACGCCTCAGGACGTCCCCACCCCgctggcctcctcctcctcgccgtcgccgcggtcCGCCTCCAAGGCGCGCTCGTCGGCTGCGGCGGATGGGCTCGCCTCCGGGGTTGCCGCACTCAGCTTCGAGGAGCCTGTAGGAGCCGGCGCCGGGGAGGACGGGTACGACTACGGCAAGGGAGACTTCGTGGAACACGCCTGCCGGTACTGCGGGATCCACAATCCTGCGTGCGTGGCGAGGTGCAACGTGCCCTCCTGCCGCAAGTGGTTCTGTAACTCGCGGGGGAACACCTCTGGCTCCCACATTGTCAATCACCTGGTTTGTCTGCTTACCTTTTCTCATGACATAGACATAGCTTTGTTAGAATTTAAGATTAAGACTAGTGAGCTTTTAATTTGTTGATAATTACTTAGAAACTGCACGAGTCAGAGCTCTGGCTTAcaaatttgttgataatttattAGAAACCGAACTGATTGAGAGCTCTTTCTCACAAATTTCGACCACTTTGCATCAATTTTAGGCTTTTTGGTTGTTAAAAGAAGACATCATGCTTTGTTAGTTTATTGGGCTGCACTTTATGACTCTATTAGTAAACTAATGTTCTGATGTTGTGGTAGTATGTTTTTTTGTATTATATATGTGGGAGTGGCTAAGGAGGTGGTCAGTTagattttgtattttttatgGTATGCGATTGCGGTGGTGTATCTACTTGCTGTAATTTGTTATATTCCTGGTGGACGTATGCTGCATTGATGTGGCTTTATACTTGGAATGTTTTCTGGTGGAAATAATTATGATAGATAAAATAACTTTGAGGCGAATGTCATGTTAATTATCTCTTGAATTAGGTTTAGAATAAGCAAGTGCGGAGTATACTTGCAGTTAAGACCATCTCGTTCCTATTTGGTAGCTAGCTAGGGTCTTAATTGTTAATTCTCATTTGCAAGGTGTCACGGATACAATCGTCTAAATAGTTTGCTAACagtttaattatattttcagtgAAGACCATCTCAAACTCTATAAGAGTAGGAGTGTAGGATATAATGGTTTGATGGCAACAgggtatttttttttaaattgtcCCTTAACCATTGAAAGTCTATTTTGTGACACCTGTTTGTTCAACTTATTATATTGCAACCCTGATTCCTTATTGAGAAGCTCTGTGGTGTTTCATAAGCTACTTTGCCATCCTAAAGGCCACCCACAGCATGCAAGTACACCATTGTTCTGGCATTGATGCCTGCCACTTTGTGCTATGGTGCTTGTCCAAGCAAACCAAGTATTAGTACAAGTACGTGCAGAAAATGCTTAATACAAAAGCTGAGGCATGGGTCCATTTACAAGTGAAAGGAAAGATGGAGAGAATGGGGTGGGAGAAAAGTGATGATATTCTATTCAGTTTATCTAGTTCTACAAAGATTACGTGATTCTACTCCCTGAAATGATCATGTATAGTATATGTAAAACAAGCTCCAGTGGTTTGGCAATGAGGCGGAATTTCTAGCTTGATCTATGATGTCAATGCTCTAACAGTCAACCGTTGGCCTACTCTATTATAAGCATATACTTGCTACCTATAGTCAACCATAAGCTTTGTATACAAATGAATTTTTTGAGTGTAGGCTAGATCACTCATTCTTAAGCATATGCTTACTGCACAATAATCCACCTACCTTTACTtactatttattaaataaatgaAATTAATGCTGTGTGCAGGGTCATAACCATACATGTATCATTTGCAGGTTAGGGCAAAGCATAAGGAAGTGTGCCTTCACAAGGATAGCCCTTTGGGAGAAACAATTCTCGAATGTTACAACTGTGGTTGTCGGAATGTATTTCTTCTTGGGTTTATCTCAGCAAAGTCGGAGAATGTTGTCGTTCTATTATGCAGAGAGCCATGTTTAAGTGTTAATGCACTGAAGGATATGAATTGGGATCTCAGCCAGTGGTGCCCACTTATCGATGACAGGTGTTTCTTGTCGTGGCTTGTAAAGGCAAGTGTTTCCTCATGATGATTTCTGAGGTCTGTCTGTCATGCATTTGTGCATGACTAGTAACTTTCTGATGGTTGAACAATTTACTTTCTTCCAGGTACCTTCAGAGCAGGAGCAGCTAAGAGCTCGCCAAATTAGTGCCCAGCAAATTAACAAAGTGGAAGAGCTCTGGAAGACAAATCCTGATGCATCTCTTGAAGATCTTGAAAAGCCTGGTGTAGATGATGAACCTCAGTCAGTTGTTTTGAAGTATGAAGATGCTTATCAGGTTAAAACTTTCTAAAGTTCTGTATTCTATTACTCGAGCTTACTTTTTGTTGGTGCTTTACTTCTCTCAATCTGTTGAAGAACATATTTTTACCTAGCATTTTAACTAGCATATGCTGCCCCTTTTTTTGCCAGTACCAAAATGTTTTTGCGCCACTGATAAAGCTTGAGGCTGATTATGACAAGGTACTGTGTTCTGATTACGAGATCATGTTTCTTATCTTTTCCATCACAAAACTGAATTGTGTTACTGTTTTATATGTTGTTGTAGATGATGAAAGAGTCACAGAGCAAGGATAATGTAACTGTCCGGTGGGATATTGGGTTGAACAAGAAGCGTGTAGCTTACTTTGTCTTTCCAAAGGTTTGTTCAATAATTTAAATATATGGGCTTAGTGAATTAGTACTGTCATTATATAGTGATCTGTTGTAGACTATGTTTGGTATTGCTTTGTGATACTCTTTTGCCTAACACATGGAAACAATTATGTATTTTAGGAAGACAATGAGTTGAGGCTTGTGCCTGGAGATGAGCTACGCTTGAGATATCCTGGTGATAGCTCACATCCCACATGGCAATCTGTGGGACATGTGGTAATTAGAAACATGTTGATAATCTTAATTGGGCCAGTTTTATCTTTGTGCCTGTGCTAAGGACATTATTCTTTCAGATTAAGCTCACTGCACAAGAGGAGGTGGCACTTGAGCTTCGTGCTAGTCAGGTACAAGGCGGTATGTTTTTTCTCATGTTTCTTTTTAGCATTCGCTCAGCCTATTGTGACGTTTTCCCTGGATTTCAGGGGGTGCCTACTGAGCTAAACGTTGGATTCAGTGTGGATTTTGTTTGGAAGAGTACCAGTTTTGATAGGATGCAAGGAGCGATGAAAACTTTTGCTGTGGACGAGACAAGTGTCAGTGGGTGAGTTCAATGATCTTGTGAATATGATTACGACATGTTATTGACATTATAATAAAGTTGATAAAGGAACAAGGCTCTTCGATAGAAAATAACTTCATCAAATCCAAAAGCACTTCAAATTTATTAGTTGGTGAACTATTTGGTTTTTTCTGATACGTACACTGTTTCATTGGTTAACTATGTGCATACTGCAGAATATTTTTAGTAGCTGTAATAAGATTTAATTTAGTTTATTCATTCTTGTATAATTCCGCTCTTCTGAAGTTGTGTCACTATTAACAAAGTTTTACTGTGTCTGTTCTCACACAGATACATATACCATCACCTTTTGGGACATGAAGTTGAGCACCAAATAATACGTAATACCCTGCCAAGACGCTTTGGTGCACCTGGACTTCCAGAACTAAATGCTTCCCAGGTACATTATacatatatctatatctataccttATTTGTACTATGTTTCCTatctttttttgtttgtttcttcTTTTAACATGGTACTTCATGCCTTCGATTAACATGGTTGTCTTCTGTTCTGGGAGAACCTGGgaatattttgtatttttaattTTGGGTGCAGCTTCGCAAGCTTGCTGCTGTTATGATATGTGTATATTATTATTGACTGTTTGATCTGATGTTGTCTTCTGTATTATTTGGTGTGTGTTCAGGTTTTAGCAGTTAAAAGTGTCCTGCAGAAGCCTGTTAGCTTGATTCAAGGTCCACCTGGCACTGGAAAAACTGTCACATCTGCTGCAATTGTGTATCACATGGCAAAACAAGGTCAAGGACAGGTAAAGGATTATTAAAAGTATGCTGTTTGATTTGgtgatatatatagggagaattGTCTGACCTCTAAATTTGTCAAATTTGTAGGTTCTTGTATGTGCCCCAAGTAATGTTGCTGTTGATCAGCTGGCAGAGAAGATAAGCTCAACTGGTCTCAAGGTATCATTGAAATCTTATTTAAATTTCTGCATATCTCCAACTTGTTTTATATTTATAGCTGCATGCCAAAGCTGTTTGTAGGATTAACCGAGCATTGTCTGTATGGTTGACTGCAGTACTCAACTGTGAACCTGTCACGACTCACGAGTACTCCAGGAGTCCAGTAGTATATGATAATGATATTCAACTAAGAATTTGTGAATAATCATAGCATGATAAATAACAGAATTCCCCATTCCACCCGCTGTGCCCACCTTTTCAGTATCCAACTtctgttgctgctgttgttcTGATATTGGTTCAGTATATAGTGATTTCTGTTACTAATTTTGGTTACGTGCTACAGGTTGTTAGGCTGTGTGCAAAATCTAGAGAAGCTGTTTCGTCTCCTGTTGAGCATCTGACACTTCATTATCAGGTACTTCCTTTTGTTGcttttatggaaattaatctttcTATGAATGTCACTGATGCTTATGTAAAATCTTGCAGGTTAGGCACCTTGATACCTCTGAAAAGAGTGAATTGCACAAGCTACAGCAACTGAAAGATGAACAAGGTAATCCATGTTTAAGTATTGTGATGCCATTGTGCCAGAGTCGAGCATTTTTTGAGGGATGTGATGTGCAGAGATTATTGAGTGAGTATTCTTACAAGCATATTATACTATTGCAGGTGAATTGTCCAGCAGTGATGAGAAGAAGTACAAGGCCCTAAAGCGTGCCACTGAAAGAGAGATACTGCAGAGTGCTGATGTCATTTGTTGCACCTGTGTTGGTGCTGGAGATCCTCGTCTTTCAAACTTCCGTTTCCGACAAGTAATTATTATCACCTCCTGCTGTCTCAGGTTAACAATGTTTCCTGTCGTGTAATATATCCTGAGGCAACAGTGAACTTTATTGTCAGGTTCTTATTGATGAGTCCACACAGGCAACAGAACCTGAATGTCTTATTCCTTTGGTGCTTGGTGTCAAGCAGGTAaaagtataattttttttgttttattttattatcCTTTATTTATACTCTTGCAATTGTAGGTTGTCCTTGTCGGAGATCATTGTCAACTGGGTCCAGTCATCATGTGCAAAAAAGCAGCCCGTGCAGGGTTAGCACAATCTCTCTTTGAACGCCTCGTTATCCTTGGAGTGAAGCCATTCAGGTTACAGGTAATACCTGCATCTGATGTATTTTGCCCCAACAGTGCTACCTTGGTGTTATTATTCTTTCCCTGCTTCATCCTGCAACTTTGGCACCACATGTATAAAGGCTATGATTTTTCTTGCCTTATTGTTTAGTTCTAGGCTTCTAGCAGTTACTTACATGTTGCTGTAGAGATAATTATTACTCTCATTAGACATTTTGGAAACTACTGTTTTGGTACTCCCTCTGTCATAAGTTAATGGTCaagtttataaaaagaaaaatgataTTATGATATCACGTCGTTAGATCCATTAtgcaaaattttcataatttactTCTTTGATATGGTAGGTGTTAATACTCTTCTCtacaaatttggtcaaacttagtatAGTTTCACTTGGGACAAAACAAAAACGCTATATTTTGGGACGAAGAGATTTTTATTtggatcatatccatgctatcaTAGTGTTGTGTTTGGCACGCAAGCATTATATGGAATATATATTTGATGGTAAAGTAAAAATATACATTTTCTGAGAGAACCATCGAGTTACTTGGTTGTTGAGGTGTGTCAACAATCTATGGCCTTGAGCTTTTTGTACTTCACAAGAATGAATTCATGCTGATGTTAATATCTGATTTTTGATGCTGTTATCAATCTGCTAAGTTATGTCAAAACTTTAAACAATGGCATTGCCATGATTAGTAGTTACATTTAGAAGTGAGACCATCAGTGATAACTCAAATCATCTCTGACTTATAGGTCCAGTATAGAATGCATCCTTGCCTCTCAGAGTTTCCATCCAACTGCTTCTATGAAGGCACACTGCAAAATGGAGTGACTGTTAATGAGAGGCAATCGTCTGGAATTGATTTTCCTTGGCCTGTTCCAAATCGGCCTATGTTCTTCTATGTGCAGGTAGCTTCTTTGATAATTATCGAAATATTATTATGTTTCATGCTCAAACTCTTCCTTATTTGGATGTGGTGCATATTTATACAAATTTCTGCAGATGGGACAAGAAGAGATCAGTGCTAGTGGGACATCGTATCTCAATAGAACTGAAGCTGCAAATGTTGAAAAAATTGTAACAACATTTTTAAGAAGTGGTGTTGTACCCAGCCAGGTATTTTTACTCATTGTGTCTGATCATCTCATGACCAGATATTCTTTAGTTTATATGAAGTCAAAATTTTTGAAACGACCTGTACTCATGCATTTTTAACACACAGATTGGAGTTATCACACCTTATGAAGGACAAAGGGCATACATCGTAAATTACATGTCAAGGAATGGCTCTCTTCGCCAACAACTTTACAAGGAAATCGAGGTCAACCATAAAACTTGTAAAAACATAGCTTTAGTCCGTCTTATGGAAGGTTGCTTTGGTTAAGTTTTATACCTCTTGCAGGTTGCTAGTGTAGACTCATTTCAGGGTAGAGAGAAAGACTACATTATTCTATCTTGTGTTAGAAGCAATGAGCACCAGGTATGCTCCTTTGCGGTTTTATTCATTTGATGTTTATGATGTAGAAGTACTATGTCACTATGTGGTGGTTTGCCAGTTTAATCATGTTGAATGGCCGTGGTGAATCTGCAGCTGTCTGAGTTTTGTTTAGTATGGAGTTCCTTGTGTGTGTAGTATAAGAAGTTGATGCATGAAACCATCAAGGCTCTGTTGATGTGGAGTATTCCGGGATGGGGTATCCATTGTTCATTTATTTTTATCTCTGGTGTTCATCATTTTCATTTACAATAATTGTACTGTCACGCTTGTAGCTTAGGGTGTGATTGGTTGCTTGCATGAGCCTTAGCCTGCATTAGAACTGATGGAGCAGAACCCAAACCGACATAAATGTATGCAATGTCTTGGTTTTTGGTTCTCCTGCACAGGCAAGCCCTGTTTGGTAAAATCATGTTTGGTTGCTTACATCATGTTGCACTCCAAATCTGGCGTGCCTTGTGGTAGGTGAGAGTTTCATTTGCGTGGCTGTCAGTTTGTGCAAATCTGCATTGCCTAATATGACCAAATCTGGCGTATTAGGTAATGCTGCTTTGGGCCTGCTTTGAGCACTGTGCAATCCTGTATAAGACCCTTTGCGGGCAACCAAACACGGGCAAACTGCATTGCACAATCCTGGATACAGGTTAATGCAGGCAGCCAAACATGCCCTTGCCTCTTTGTGCGGTAGCAAACTGTTGTGTAAATTTGTGCCTTTATGCTTTTTCAGGGAATTGGGTTTCTCAATGATCCGCGCAGGTTAAATGTTGCG encodes:
- the LOC8077469 gene encoding regulator of nonsense transcripts 1 homolog isoform X3, which gives rise to MATQPPSSAAAAVDLYETASQPDAPAAGDAYTFLEFNTQGDDFDYPDFPELSQPPPRSTPLTSSVPGAGASSSSWPAPPPPPSDAASPEPDLTPQDVPTPLASSSSPSPRSASKARSSAAADGLASGVAALSFEEPVGAGAGEDGYDYGKGDFVEHACRYCGIHNPACVARCNVPSCRKWFCNSRGNTSGSHIVNHLVRAKHKEVCLHKDSPLGETILECYNCGCRNVFLLGFISAKSENVVVLLCREPCLSVNALKDMNWDLSQWCPLIDDRCFLSWLVKVPSEQEQLRARQISAQQINKVEELWKTNPDASLEDLEKPGVDDEPQSVVLKYEDAYQYQNVFAPLIKLEADYDKMMKESQSKDNVTVRWDIGLNKKRVAYFVFPKEDNELRLVPGDELRLRYPGDSSHPTWQSVGHVIKLTAQEEVALELRASQGVPTELNVGFSVDFVWKSTSFDRMQGAMKTFAVDETSVSGYIYHHLLGHEVEHQIIRNTLPRRFGAPGLPELNASQVLAVKSVLQKPVSLIQGPPGTGKTVTSAAIVYHMAKQGQGQVLVCAPSNVAVDQLAEKISSTGLKVVRLCAKSREAVSSPVEHLTLHYQVRHLDTSEKSELHKLQQLKDEQGELSSSDEKKYKALKRATEREILQSADVICCTCVGAGDPRLSNFRFRQVLIDESTQATEPECLIPLVLGVKQVVLVGDHCQLGPVIMCKKAARAGLAQSLFERLVILGVKPFRLQVQYRMHPCLSEFPSNCFYEGTLQNGVTVNERQSSGIDFPWPVPNRPMFFYVQMGQEEISASGTSYLNRTEAANVEKIVTTFLRSGVVPSQIGVITPYEGQRAYIVNYMSRNGSLRQQLYKEIEVASVDSFQGREKDYIILSCVRSNEHQGIGFLNDPRRLNVALTRARYGIVILGNPKVLSKQPLWNSLLTHYKEHECLVEGPLNNLKQSMVQFQKPKKIYNDRRLFLGGGQGVMHGAGASSQAADKRSGRGKAGQSFVPYGPPNGVHKPGVHPAGYAVPRMPFPPFPGAPHSQPYTIPTRGLHGPIGAVPPVHQPGSRNFGAPRSNTGGPIGGHLAHQQNSQQAMGGIGSNFNYTGMENPSSQPSGGAQMSQTGLMTQDFFVDDFKSQGSHVPYNIAEFSTQASQGGYGVEFTQAPPSGYSGSYMNQNAHPGYSHIGTTNDIVSQDHMAHGSHGMFTQAGYNDPSQDDSSQIHYGMAAAGPLQSQSMMNPLYSQSYAHYNTQPQSLQPPPQ
- the LOC8077469 gene encoding regulator of nonsense transcripts 1 homolog isoform X1, with amino-acid sequence MATQPPSSAAAAVDLYETASQPDAPAAGDAYTFLEFNTQGDDFDYPDFPELSQPPPRSTPLTSSVPGAGASSSSWPAPPPPPSDAASPEPDLTPQDVPTPLASSSSPSPRSASKARSSAAADGLASGVAALSFEEPVGAGAGEDGYDYGKGDFVEHACRYCGIHNPACVARCNVPSCRKWFCNSRGNTSGSHIVNHLVRAKHKEVCLHKDSPLGETILECYNCGCRNVFLLGFISAKSENVVVLLCREPCLSVNALKDMNWDLSQWCPLIDDRCFLSWLVKVPSEQEQLRARQISAQQINKVEELWKTNPDASLEDLEKPGVDDEPQSVVLKYEDAYQYQNVFAPLIKLEADYDKMMKESQSKDNVTVRWDIGLNKKRVAYFVFPKEDNELRLVPGDELRLRYPGDSSHPTWQSVGHVIKLTAQEEVALELRASQGVPTELNVGFSVDFVWKSTSFDRMQGAMKTFAVDETSVSGYIYHHLLGHEVEHQIIRNTLPRRFGAPGLPELNASQVLAVKSVLQKPVSLIQGPPGTGKTVTSAAIVYHMAKQGQGQVLVCAPSNVAVDQLAEKISSTGLKVVRLCAKSREAVSSPVEHLTLHYQVRHLDTSEKSELHKLQQLKDEQGELSSSDEKKYKALKRATEREILQSADVICCTCVGAGDPRLSNFRFRQVLIDESTQATEPECLIPLVLGVKQVVLVGDHCQLGPVIMCKKAARAGLAQSLFERLVILGVKPFRLQVQYRMHPCLSEFPSNCFYEGTLQNGVTVNERQSSGIDFPWPVPNRPMFFYVQMGQEEISASGTSYLNRTEAANVEKIVTTFLRSGVVPSQIGVITPYEGQRAYIVNYMSRNGSLRQQLYKEIEVASVDSFQGREKDYIILSCVRSNEHQGIGFLNDPRRLNVALTRARYGIVILGNPKVLSKQPLWNSLLTHYKEHECLVEGPLNNLKQSMVQFQKPKKIYNDRRLFLGGGQGVMHGAGASSQAADKRSGRGKAGQSFVPYGPPNGVHKPGVHPAGYAVPRMPFPPFPGAPHSQPYTIPTRGLHGPIGAVPPVHQPGSRNFGAPRSNTGGPIGGHLAHQQNSQQAMGGIGSNFNYTGMENPSSQPSGGAQMSQTGLMTQMPVQGLSQTFRDGFSIGGMSQDFFVDDFKSQGSHVPYNIAEFSTQASQGGYGVEFTQAPPSGYSGSYMNQNAHPGYSHIGTTNDIVSQDHMAHGSHGMFTQAGYNDPSQDDSSQIHYGMAAAGPLQSQSMMNPLYSQSYAHYNTQPQSLQPPPQ